Proteins from one Podospora pseudoanserina strain CBS 124.78 chromosome 1, whole genome shotgun sequence genomic window:
- a CDS encoding hypothetical protein (EggNog:ENOG503NX3H; COG:J), which yields MALNAGQQDSAASGFDKAKATEGQESTKKVLPPVRTLPPGPLPPYESLDAISPPAIPEDFHDIGRSKPLSDLHSDRTPSDLSDYSDHNTTKYTDSVVKGAALFLEFYSLSYTPHADNTARMASPQLIFVDGTFAELAQEMADYIQANSAKTEHAVQVGDEVRPLLEKEKNEDALEAIVKASGVLNTVPEKEFTGAINLLIHLVLQSNEPKRHLPAVCSNLLKPITSSPSHGFTLAASALSTIFNLLDKTNPVRYNVFLQIIRFIRQHGQYELLKPRLKNLEAWFADWETNAEDQRKLYIDVADAAAEAGDDEESYHYILKALSTFEREEAEGEEAQKYSLKALKMAISSPTRFDFQDLRALPSVQALSDSQPIYSQLLDIFTEQDLEDYNDFREEHEGWIEKEKLDHEKLQRKMRLLTFASLAASTPNREIPYANIAKALQIPSEDVEMWTIDVVRAKLVEGRLSQKQKVFLVHRTTYRVFGEKQWRELGTRIDQFKLVVDRLTSTVRRAQAEVEQARKAEEEQLAKKLAGAGISSGYPGDRRRQPRQRTDDDD from the exons ATGGCATTGAATGCGGGGCAACAAGATTCTGCCGCCTCAGGGTTTGACAAGGCGAAAGCAACAGAGGGCCAGGAATCGACAAAGAAAGTGCTCCCACCAGTCCGAACCCTCCCGCCGGGCCCCCTACCGCCCTACGAGTCTCTGGATGCGATTTCTCCGCCAGCAATACCAGAAGATTTTCACGATATCGGTCGGTCCAAGCCCCTCTCTGACCTCCATTCCGACCGTACCCCGTCCGATTTGAGCGACTACTCGGACCACAACACTACCAAGTACACCGACTCGGTCGTCAAAGGCGCCGCACTTTTTCTCGAATTTTACAGCTTATCCTACACCCCCCACGCCGACAACACCGCGAGAATGGCTTCCCCTCAGCTGATTTTTGTCGATGGCACTTTCGCCGAGCTGGCCCAGGAGATGGCCGACTACATCCAGGCCAACTCGGCCAAGACTGAACATGCCGTCCAGGTTGGCGACGAGGTCAGACCtctgttggagaaggagaagaacgAGGATGCTCTCGAGGCTATCGTCAAGGCCTCCGGCGTGTTGAATACGGTTCCCGAAAAGGAGTTCACTGgtgccatcaacctccttaTCCACCTTGTCCTCCAGTCCAACGAGCCCAAGAGACATCTTCCTGCTGTCTGCAGCAACCTTCTCAAGCCCATCACATCCTCGCCAAGCCACGGCTTCACCCTTGCCGCGAGCGCCCTCagcaccatcttcaacctcctggACAAGACGAACCCCGTCCGGTACAATGTTTTCTTGCAGATTATCCGCTTCATTCGCCAACACGGCCAGTACGAGCTTCTCAAGCCCCGGTTAAAGAACTTGGAGGCGTGGTTTGCCGATTGGGAGACCAACGCGGAGGATCAGCGCAAGCTCTATATCGATGTGGCTGATGCCGCTGCTGAGGCTGGCGATGATGA GGAGTCATACCACTACATTTTGAaggccctctccacctttgAGCgcgaggaagccgagggtgaggaggccCAGAAGTATTCTCTCAAGGCTCTCAAGATGGCCATTTCTTCCCCCACCCGGTTCGACTTCCAGGATCTCCGTGCCCTCCCAAGCGTTCAGGCGCTTAGCGACTCTCAGCCCATCTACTCTCAGCTTCTCGACATCTTCACTGAGCAAGATCTTGAGGACTACAACGACTTCAGAGAGGAGCACGAGGGTTGgatcgagaaggagaagcttgACCACGAGAAGCTGCAGCGCAAGATGCGCCTGCTTACTTTCGCCAGTCTCGCCGCCAGCACGCCCAACCGCGAGATCCCCTACGCCAACATCGCTAAGGCTCTCCAGATCCCCTCCGAGGACGTTGAGATGTGGACAATCGATGTTGTCCGCGCCAAGCTTGTCGAGGGCAGACTGTCTCAGAAGCAAAAGGTCTTCCTTGTCCACAGAACCACCTACCGTGTTTTCGGTGAGAAGCAGTGGCGCGAGTTGGGCACGAGAATTGACCAATTCAAGCTGGTTGTTGACCGTCTCACCAGCACTGTGCGCAGGGCCCAGGCTGAGGTTgagcaggcgaggaaggccgaggaggagcagcttgCTAAGAAGCTCGCTGGCGCTGGTATCAGCAGTGGTTACCCGGGCGACCGTCGCCGCCAGCCAAGGCAGCGgacggatgatgatgattga
- the DPH4 gene encoding Diphthamide biosynthesis protein 4 (EggNog:ENOG503P4KS; COG:K): MDTPPPRNHYTTLSLPPSLFSSGLTPEEIKQTLKKSYRRALLAHHPDKSTTSSPSVTIDEITLAYTTLSTPSLRQAHDLSLSSSGSGPAALGRHKLQTGIETIDLDDLTHHEREEEDEWYKPCRCGNPKGFLVHESDLEEAANGGLEEVVVGCQDCSLWLRVVFGVVVQDQDQEGETPEQKKGETPAAERK, encoded by the coding sequence ATGgacaccccaccaccacgaaaCCATtacaccaccctctccctccccccctccctcttctccagcgGCCTCACCCCCGAAGAGATAAAACAAACCCTCAAGAAATCCTACCGCCGCGCCCTGCTGGCTCACCACCCGGATaaatcaaccacctcctccccatcagtGACAATAGACGAAATAACACTAGCctacaccaccctctccaccccctccctccgccaaGCCCACGATctatccctctcctcctcgggtTCTGGCCCAGCAGCGCTAGGGAGACATAAACTGCAAACCGGAATCGAAACAATCGACTTGGACGACCTCACTCATCAtgaaagggaggaggaagatgagtgGTACAAACCCTGCCGGTGCGGCAACCCCAAAGGCTTCCTAGTTCACGAATCAGATCTCGAAGAGGCGGCAAATGGAGGGTTGGAAGAGGTTGTCGTCGGCTGTCAGGATTGCAGTTTGTGGCTCAGGGTTgtctttggtgttgttgttcaagatcaagatcaggagggggagactCCAGaacagaaaaagggggagacACCTGCTGCGGAGAGGAAGTGA
- the BMH1 gene encoding 14-3-3 protein (EggNog:ENOG503NU75; COG:O) — protein MGHEDAVYLAKLAEQAERYEEMVENMKIVASEDRDLTVEERNLLSVAYKNVIGARRASWRIVTSIEQKEESKGNSTQVGLIKEYRQKIEAELAKICEDILSVLDKHLIPSAKTGESKVFYHKMKGDYHRYLAEFAVGDKRKDSADKSLDAYKAATEVAQTELPPTHPIRLGLALNFSVFYYEILNAPDQACHLAKQAFDDAIAELDTLSEESYKDSTLIMQLLRDNLTLWTSSEAEPPAAAADAPAAEEAPKPADAPAEEAPKPAE, from the exons ATGGGTCATGAAGATGCTGTCTACCTCGCCAAGCTCGCCGAGCAGGCTGAGCGCTATGAGG AGATGGTTGAGAACATGAAGATCGTTGCCTCCGAGGACCGTGACCTCACCGTTGAGGAGAGGAACCTTCTGTCCGTCGCCTACAAGAATGTCATTGGTGCTAGACGCGCTTCGTGGAGAATTGTCACCTCGATtgagcagaaggaggagtcCAAGGGCAACTCTACCCAGGTCGGCCTTATCAAGGAGTACCGCCAGAAGATTGAGgccgagctggccaagatctGCGAGGACATCCTCTCCGTTCTCGACAAGCACCTCATTCCTTCCGCCAAGACTGGCGAGTCCAAGGTCTTTTACCACAAGAT GAAGGGTGACTACCATCGTTACCTCGCCGAATTCGCCGTTGGCGACAAGCGCAAGGATTCCGCCGACAAGTCCCTCGACGCCTACAAGGCTGCCACCGAGGTTGCCCAGACCGAGCTTCCTCCCACTCACCCCATCCGTCTTGGTCTTGCACTCAACTTCTCCGTGTTCTACTATGAGATCTTGAACGCTCCCGACCAGGCTTGCCATCTCGCCAAGCAGGCGTTCGATGATGCCATCGCCG AGCTCGACACCTTGAGCGAGGAGAGCTACAAGGACAGCACCCTTATCATGCAGCTGCTCCGCGACAATTTG ACTCTCTGGACCTCAtccgaggccgagcctcctgctgccgctgctgatGCCCCGGCCGCTGAGGAGGCGCCCAAGCCTGCCGATGCcccggccgaggaggctcCCAAGCCTGCCGAGTAA